AAAAGCTCCACTGCCTTTTTCGTCCACACTGCCCAGTGACCCAGCAATCCGCCGACGATGCGTTTCTGGACCCTGGTGCAGCCAACTGGCAGGGAGTAGGTGGTGAGAAGGTCGATCACGATGTTATCGTCATTGCCCGTGTACAGGGCGATCTCTTCGCCACGTCCTGACTCGACCACGCCCCGCACGACGTCCAAGGTCTGGTAGCGGTTGAACGGCGCTATCTTGATGGCAACCACATTCTCTATGCAGGCAAAGCGTCGCCAAAAGTCGACATCCAGAACGCGTCCGCCGACTGCCGGCTGCAGATAAAAGCCGAATAGCGGCATGACCGACGCAACGGCGCGGCAGTGGGAGATGAGCTCTTGGTTGGTCGCTTTCTTGAACGCCGCCAGGCTCAGGAGTACCGCATGGTAGCCCAACTGGGCTGCCAGTTCCGCTTCGCGCACCGCCTGGGCCGTTCTGCCCACGACCCCCGCCACCTTCAGCACCGGCCTGCCGGTGGACCTCATATAGCGGTCAACCTCTTCGCTTGCCAGCTCCAACACAGGCCGCAGAAGCCCCACGGTCGGTTTGCGAATGGCGAACTGGGTCGTATGCACTGCCACAGCGACCCCGCCGACCCCGGCGTCCAAGTAGTAGCGGGTGAGCGCACGTTGGCGGCGTTCGTCAAGGGTGCGTCGCCGGCTGAGCGCCAGCGGATGGGCAGGGATCACCATCCCCGCACGCACGCGCGCCAAAAGCTCTGCAGGGAGAGACGGATAGGACATCGATGCGCCTCAGAACTTCCCATTCCTTACTTCAAAGTGGGTTGGCTTGTGCAGCAGCGGTCGGCCACTGGCAATCCAATCGGCCGTCCACCGAATCAGCACCTCCAATGGAATCCTCGGGTAGCCAAAAAGCCCGAAGGCCCGGGCTGCATTGCTCAGGAGCGCGGTGTCGCTTTCCTGTCCCACGAACTTTGGCTCCTTGCCGAAAAGTGCGCCGAATTGGGTAGCCAGCCAGCGCACTGCTGCCGTCTCCGGTCCTGTGACGTTCAACACCAGGGCTGGAGACTGACAGTGCTGCAGGCAGCGGAGCACCATTGCGTTGACGTCACCCTGCCAGATCACATTCACGTGCCCCATGCTCAGGTCAATGGGCTCGTCGGCAAACACCTTCTGGGCTATATCGACGAGC
The sequence above is a segment of the Calditrichota bacterium genome. Coding sequences within it:
- a CDS encoding dihydrodipicolinate synthase family protein encodes the protein MSYPSLPAELLARVRAGMVIPAHPLALSRRRTLDERRQRALTRYYLDAGVGGVAVAVHTTQFAIRKPTVGLLRPVLELASEEVDRYMRSTGRPVLKVAGVVGRTAQAVREAELAAQLGYHAVLLSLAAFKKATNQELISHCRAVASVMPLFGFYLQPAVGGRVLDVDFWRRFACIENVVAIKIAPFNRYQTLDVVRGVVESGRGEEIALYTGNDDNIVIDLLTTYSLPVGCTRVQKRIVGGLLGHWAVWTKKAVELFARVSAVAASGGDIPAELLTLAARVTDCNAAFFDAAHGFAGCIVGLHEVLRRQGLLQGVRTLDPNERLSAAQKAEIDRVYAAYPELNDDTFVAENLHRWLS